From one Amycolatopsis sp. FDAARGOS 1241 genomic stretch:
- a CDS encoding PadR family transcriptional regulator has product MTAPRMTLPTQLVLHALLREPAQERYGLEICAAAGLPSGTIHPILARLERAGWLRSRWEETDPAEAGRPRRRYYRLDPDGIEAVREALLRAEKSAPAAARLRPRLSGGAR; this is encoded by the coding sequence ATGACCGCTCCGCGGATGACCCTCCCGACTCAGCTGGTGCTGCACGCCTTGCTGCGGGAGCCCGCCCAGGAGCGCTACGGGCTCGAGATCTGCGCTGCCGCCGGGCTGCCCAGCGGCACCATCCACCCGATCCTCGCGCGGCTCGAGAGAGCCGGGTGGCTGCGCTCGCGCTGGGAGGAAACCGATCCGGCCGAGGCGGGCCGACCGCGACGGCGCTACTACCGGCTGGACCCCGACGGCATCGAGGCGGTGCGCGAAGCCTTGCTCCGCGCGGAAAAGTCGGCGCCCGCGGCGGCCCGGCTGCGGCCGCGCCTTTCGGGAGGTGCCCGGTGA
- a CDS encoding AMP-binding protein, whose protein sequence is MDATSTWSYEPLTPTAYLDRAAAAHGDRIAVVDGEDRWTYSELHERCRRLAGALAPLAAGRPVAVLAPNTHVLLEANFGVPWAGVPLVAVNTRLAAREIAYLLEHSDAAVLVHDPGFDELVADAVALLPGEPPRRIRAGEEYERLLAAAEPLALTPGDERSVLSINYTSGTTGRPKGVLYSHRGAYLQALAMVGHTGLSPSAVHLWTLPMFHCNGWCFPWAVTAAAATHVCLPKVEPARVWQLIREQGVTHLNGAPTVLSMLAYAPEAAPVEKPVRVATGGAPPSPAILRRMRELGFDVTHLYGLTETYGPAMICDWRPEWNALGEQEQARLKARQGVGNMISCTARVIGDDGADVPADGATIGQIALRGNNVMLGYLNDPAATRAAVPDGWFRTGDLGVVHPDGYVELRDRSKDVIISGGENIASVEVEQAIAEHPAVLEVAVVAVPDDRWGEVPAAYVTLRDGETATEAEIVEFVRERLARFKAPKSVTFGDLPKTSTGKIQKYVLREKAWAGVERRIQ, encoded by the coding sequence GTGGACGCAACCAGCACCTGGTCGTACGAGCCGCTCACCCCCACCGCCTACCTCGATCGCGCCGCGGCCGCTCACGGCGACCGCATCGCCGTGGTCGACGGTGAGGACCGCTGGACCTACTCCGAGCTGCACGAACGGTGCCGCCGGCTCGCCGGCGCACTCGCCCCGCTCGCCGCCGGGCGGCCGGTGGCCGTGCTGGCGCCCAACACCCACGTGCTGCTGGAGGCGAATTTCGGCGTGCCGTGGGCGGGTGTGCCGCTCGTCGCCGTGAACACGCGGCTCGCGGCTCGCGAGATCGCCTACCTGCTCGAGCATTCCGACGCCGCGGTGCTGGTGCACGACCCCGGGTTCGACGAATTGGTGGCCGACGCCGTGGCGCTGCTGCCCGGCGAACCGCCCCGCCGGATCCGCGCGGGGGAGGAGTACGAGCGGCTGCTGGCCGCAGCCGAACCGCTCGCGCTCACGCCCGGCGACGAGCGGTCGGTGCTCTCGATCAACTACACGTCCGGCACGACCGGCCGGCCGAAGGGCGTGCTGTACAGCCACCGCGGCGCCTACCTGCAGGCGCTGGCGATGGTCGGGCACACGGGCTTGTCTCCGTCGGCGGTGCACCTGTGGACGCTGCCGATGTTCCACTGCAACGGCTGGTGCTTCCCGTGGGCGGTGACGGCCGCGGCCGCCACGCACGTGTGCCTGCCGAAGGTCGAGCCCGCCCGCGTGTGGCAGCTGATCCGGGAGCAGGGCGTCACCCACCTCAACGGCGCGCCGACGGTGCTGTCGATGCTCGCGTACGCCCCGGAAGCGGCGCCGGTGGAGAAGCCGGTGCGCGTGGCGACGGGCGGGGCGCCGCCGTCGCCCGCGATCCTGCGGCGGATGCGCGAGCTCGGCTTCGACGTCACGCACCTCTACGGCCTCACCGAGACCTACGGCCCGGCGATGATCTGCGACTGGCGCCCGGAGTGGAACGCGCTCGGCGAACAGGAGCAGGCGCGGCTCAAGGCGCGCCAGGGCGTGGGCAACATGATCTCCTGCACCGCACGCGTGATCGGCGACGACGGCGCGGACGTGCCCGCCGACGGTGCCACGATCGGCCAGATCGCCCTGCGCGGCAACAACGTGATGCTCGGCTACCTCAACGACCCGGCGGCGACGCGCGCCGCGGTGCCCGACGGCTGGTTCCGCACCGGCGACCTGGGCGTCGTGCACCCCGACGGGTACGTGGAACTGCGCGACCGCAGCAAGGACGTGATCATCTCCGGCGGTGAGAACATCGCGTCGGTGGAGGTGGAGCAGGCGATCGCCGAGCACCCGGCCGTGCTCGAAGTCGCGGTCGTCGCCGTGCCGGACGACCGCTGGGGCGAGGTGCCGGCCGCCTACGTGACGCTGCGCGACGGCGAAACCGCGACGGAGGCCGAGATCGTCGAGTTCGTGCGCGAGCGGCTGGCGCGGTTCAAGGCGCCGAAGAGCGTGACCTTCGGAGACCTGCCGAAGACGTCGACGGGGAAGATCCAGAAGTACGTGCTGCGCGAGAAGGCGTGGGCGGGGGTCGAGCGGCGGATCCAGTGA
- a CDS encoding helix-turn-helix domain-containing protein, which produces MAGSRQQLRDLDALGIPAVDAKVYTALLGHPRTRGVDLAEQCGLSAQQVARALSRLTASGMASRVPGRPARYLAAAPDIALGALAAERAAELRSARAAIEDLMTVHREASRFTHPAELVEVVTGAENIDGRVRRLQDEARTQIRGFDRPPYVSAPGENLDPERQRLKAGITYRVIYDRQAIAVPGRLTNDILASGQHGERSRVRPQLPIKMVMADEEVAVIPISSSPHVVDAAYIIHASALLDALVTLFEAEWDRAVPISEALTEPAPDVDPATTTLLTLLAAGQTDSGIGRALGWSPRTTQRRVQRLMTDLNATTRFQAGMNARARGWL; this is translated from the coding sequence GTGGCAGGTTCACGCCAGCAGCTGCGGGACCTCGACGCGCTGGGCATCCCGGCCGTCGACGCGAAGGTGTACACGGCGTTGCTGGGCCACCCGCGCACGCGCGGCGTGGACCTGGCCGAACAATGCGGACTTTCCGCCCAGCAGGTGGCGCGGGCGCTGTCGCGGCTCACCGCGAGCGGCATGGCGAGCCGCGTGCCGGGCCGGCCCGCGCGCTACCTCGCGGCGGCACCCGACATCGCACTCGGTGCGCTCGCGGCCGAGCGCGCGGCGGAACTGCGCAGCGCCCGCGCGGCGATCGAGGACCTGATGACCGTGCACCGCGAAGCCAGCCGGTTCACGCACCCGGCCGAACTCGTCGAGGTCGTCACCGGTGCGGAGAACATCGACGGGCGCGTGCGCCGGCTGCAGGACGAGGCGCGCACGCAGATCCGCGGGTTCGACCGCCCGCCCTACGTCAGCGCCCCCGGGGAGAACCTCGACCCGGAACGGCAGCGGCTCAAGGCAGGCATCACCTACCGCGTGATCTACGACCGCCAGGCGATCGCGGTCCCCGGCCGGCTCACGAACGACATCCTCGCCAGCGGCCAGCACGGCGAACGCTCCCGCGTGCGCCCGCAGCTGCCGATCAAGATGGTGATGGCCGACGAGGAGGTCGCGGTGATCCCGATCAGCTCCTCGCCGCACGTCGTCGACGCGGCCTACATCATCCACGCGTCGGCGCTGCTGGACGCCCTGGTCACCCTCTTCGAAGCCGAGTGGGACCGTGCCGTGCCGATCTCCGAGGCCCTCACCGAACCCGCCCCCGACGTCGACCCCGCGACGACCACCCTGCTCACCCTGCTCGCCGCCGGCCAGACCGACTCGGGCATCGGCCGCGCCCTCGGCTGGAGCCCCCGCACGACCCAGCGCCGCGTCCAGCGCCTGATGACCGACCTCAACGCGACGACCCGCTTCCAAGCCGGCATGAACGCCCGAGCCCGCGGCTGGCTCTGA
- a CDS encoding S8 family serine peptidase, translated as MPRARTTTLRRALIAVTAAATLTGLAVPPATAAPPDEQPPAARHVAMPDGGSITVDPDGTATRTDAHGKTLGKTVLALPQGTSALGSLAPTDDAVRAAFTRTTTPAQSADVLVQLAGSTTVTGAPLPAGRRAAKTSDTGVNAALTKVGATSVEPVFPDATDVPALATTVLVHLSGQDTDAAAKTLAATPGVVSAQPNRRAATMSTGPVPVPQPAVKAAKLPQAHRNPPAALPANYGVTSSAQSYLNAGGTDALGAYSLLGKEYGQLPGTGEIITNVSLGDLTDQAMADAGDAYVQANGPTTVLRDGRRYLDIPSMPLIPTYTADSSGHLDPAGSVENEDATLGEVLMDFGVMAPLPHDRQRAGAQGAGFTDLLGIAPGAQYRLVVPKEPTLDQISVALLAAARQTPRPDVITASLGVGTDTVGFPGRYLEDDPVAQAVITTIVQQYHIVVTVSANDGTRVFTPAAVGPDGGSTPTDVTKDARDTTDIGDDQFSTTPTKVLDSGAIAVGGTTLDDTLAVSQQAGGAAAHNPTFATTRTDGGGLFSSGFGTRVDVSAPSDGILVVAHTQRGSAQDVTPVLNGGTSASAPMTAAAAAVVLQAAKLTGRSLSPADVRSLLQRTARPVASPPQMDRPVTVGPQLDVTAAVQSVLGEHRGKTDPAITRLSVAHRVTTGGLGGSFTENADGGRIDLDTDGTGEGLVGPVTVGADVVGAPANASYALEVNGHEFTSNVPAVRLNPREILAAAGLPVVSTQDRSVPVTFEVRSGPRVVASASRTLTLGPSDGTYVEALAPVAPASVPVGREVAVHYDLTGVRNLSNPQLVVSTLGHWNPVSAPLFGTGFVAPLTATSGDVVVPASAFAGGAGVYGIGLVQRSVTGSAGDPTYGEFTAIRVGGPAQRPDAPTLTAGGTSGHFASITRAAPGFSLGYDVRGVPGATGAAVEVSAPAPTLYNALNTVTNANGDRRDQGGPSAGSVAYQQLPARNGVAKLDAVQLGLGGSLDYNVRVFATDRHGKVVGQASPTSFLVLDDGYAPGDSVVTSFAAASKGSSYVALRAPDGGESVREYDAAHGTYGRVLANDASGSDAYQVLGADADRLALLHVTPAGWTVETYDTGSLQRVAAVTAEGYSVSGGRVDATRHRAALLAKRTSDNTDFVLPLALADGALGTPLPADPPGAVTGGFKMIALDQASGLVYLARAGSGLICFGAGAASVAAVDLDSGTTRLSDGGSVCANGLAFDDGANKLYETVYRSVSLNIVGTTSLGSVAGDTLTAGGSVTVRQQQSSFLAVDGVHHLGLVAFRTPPVISQFGKVGGVITDSNATSQFAVLDLTTGKQVSVVSGLNIVAGPFGGEVNSQTERSAQLDPATRTGWVPSADGRQLQQFRY; from the coding sequence GTGCCCCGAGCCCGAACCACGACGCTCCGCCGTGCCCTGATCGCCGTCACGGCCGCCGCCACCCTCACCGGCCTCGCCGTTCCCCCGGCCACCGCGGCCCCACCGGACGAGCAGCCCCCAGCCGCCAGGCACGTCGCGATGCCCGACGGCGGCAGCATCACCGTCGACCCCGACGGCACCGCGACCCGCACCGACGCGCACGGCAAGACCCTCGGGAAGACCGTGCTCGCCCTTCCTCAGGGGACTTCGGCCCTCGGCAGCCTCGCGCCCACCGACGACGCCGTCCGCGCCGCGTTCACCCGCACCACCACGCCGGCGCAATCCGCCGACGTCCTCGTCCAGCTGGCCGGTTCGACCACCGTCACCGGCGCCCCGCTGCCGGCCGGCCGGCGCGCGGCCAAGACGTCGGACACCGGCGTCAACGCGGCGCTCACGAAGGTCGGCGCCACCTCCGTCGAGCCCGTTTTCCCGGACGCCACCGACGTTCCCGCGCTCGCGACGACCGTGCTCGTGCACCTGTCGGGCCAGGACACCGACGCGGCCGCAAAGACGCTCGCAGCGACCCCCGGCGTGGTGAGCGCGCAGCCGAACCGGCGCGCCGCGACGATGTCGACCGGTCCCGTGCCCGTGCCGCAGCCCGCCGTCAAGGCGGCGAAACTGCCGCAGGCGCACCGGAACCCGCCCGCCGCGCTGCCCGCGAACTACGGCGTCACGTCGTCCGCCCAGAGCTACCTCAACGCCGGCGGCACCGACGCGCTCGGCGCATATTCGTTGCTGGGCAAGGAGTACGGCCAGCTGCCCGGTACCGGCGAGATCATCACCAACGTCTCGCTCGGCGACCTCACCGACCAGGCCATGGCCGACGCCGGCGATGCCTACGTCCAGGCCAACGGCCCGACCACGGTGCTGCGCGACGGCCGGCGCTACCTCGACATCCCGTCGATGCCGCTGATCCCCACCTACACCGCGGACTCCTCCGGGCACCTCGACCCGGCCGGCTCCGTCGAGAACGAGGACGCCACGCTCGGCGAGGTCCTGATGGACTTCGGGGTGATGGCGCCCCTGCCGCACGACCGCCAGCGCGCCGGCGCGCAGGGCGCCGGCTTCACCGACCTGCTGGGCATCGCACCCGGCGCGCAGTACCGGCTGGTCGTGCCCAAGGAACCGACGCTCGACCAGATCTCGGTCGCGCTGCTCGCCGCCGCGCGTCAGACGCCGCGCCCGGACGTGATCACCGCGAGCCTCGGCGTCGGCACCGACACCGTGGGCTTCCCCGGCCGTTACCTCGAGGACGACCCGGTGGCGCAGGCCGTGATCACGACGATCGTGCAGCAGTACCACATCGTCGTCACCGTCTCCGCCAACGACGGCACGCGGGTGTTCACCCCGGCGGCCGTCGGCCCGGATGGCGGCAGCACGCCGACCGACGTGACCAAGGACGCCCGCGACACCACCGACATCGGCGACGACCAGTTCTCCACCACGCCGACCAAGGTGCTCGACTCCGGCGCGATCGCCGTCGGGGGCACCACGCTCGACGACACGCTCGCCGTGTCGCAGCAGGCCGGCGGCGCGGCCGCGCACAACCCGACGTTCGCGACCACCCGCACCGACGGCGGCGGCCTCTTCTCCTCGGGCTTCGGCACGCGCGTCGACGTTTCCGCGCCCAGCGACGGAATTCTGGTCGTGGCACACACGCAGCGCGGGAGCGCGCAGGACGTCACGCCGGTGCTCAACGGCGGCACGTCGGCGTCGGCTCCGATGACCGCGGCCGCCGCGGCGGTGGTGCTGCAGGCCGCGAAGCTCACCGGCCGCTCGCTGAGCCCGGCCGACGTCCGGTCGCTGCTGCAGCGCACGGCGCGCCCGGTCGCGTCGCCGCCGCAGATGGACCGGCCGGTGACGGTCGGCCCGCAGCTCGACGTGACCGCGGCCGTCCAGTCCGTGCTGGGCGAGCACCGGGGCAAGACCGATCCGGCGATCACCCGCCTCTCGGTCGCCCACCGCGTGACCACCGGCGGGCTCGGCGGTTCCTTCACGGAGAACGCCGACGGCGGCCGCATCGACCTCGACACGGACGGCACGGGGGAGGGCCTCGTCGGCCCGGTCACCGTGGGCGCCGACGTGGTCGGCGCGCCCGCCAACGCGTCCTACGCGCTGGAGGTCAACGGCCACGAGTTCACCTCGAACGTGCCGGCGGTGCGGCTGAACCCGCGCGAAATCCTGGCCGCCGCGGGACTTCCGGTGGTGTCCACGCAGGACCGTTCGGTGCCGGTCACGTTCGAGGTGCGCTCGGGCCCCCGGGTGGTGGCGTCGGCTTCGCGGACGCTGACCTTGGGCCCCAGCGACGGCACCTACGTCGAAGCGCTCGCCCCGGTCGCGCCGGCGTCCGTGCCGGTCGGGCGCGAGGTGGCGGTGCACTACGACCTGACCGGCGTGCGCAACCTGTCGAACCCACAGCTGGTCGTGTCGACGCTCGGGCACTGGAACCCCGTCAGCGCACCGCTGTTCGGCACCGGGTTCGTGGCGCCGCTGACCGCCACGTCGGGTGACGTGGTCGTGCCGGCGTCCGCGTTCGCGGGCGGCGCGGGCGTGTACGGGATCGGGCTCGTGCAGCGGTCGGTCACCGGCAGCGCCGGCGACCCGACGTACGGCGAGTTCACCGCGATCCGCGTCGGCGGTCCCGCGCAGCGCCCCGACGCCCCGACGCTCACGGCGGGCGGCACGTCCGGGCACTTCGCCTCGATCACCCGGGCGGCACCGGGCTTCTCGCTCGGCTACGACGTGCGCGGCGTACCCGGCGCGACCGGTGCGGCGGTGGAGGTTTCGGCGCCCGCGCCGACGCTCTACAACGCGCTCAACACGGTGACCAACGCCAACGGCGATCGCCGTGATCAAGGTGGACCGAGCGCGGGATCCGTGGCGTACCAGCAGCTTCCGGCCCGCAACGGCGTCGCGAAGCTCGACGCGGTCCAGCTCGGACTCGGTGGTTCGCTCGACTACAACGTGCGGGTGTTCGCGACCGACCGGCACGGGAAGGTGGTGGGCCAGGCGTCGCCGACATCGTTCCTCGTGCTCGACGACGGGTATGCGCCGGGCGACAGCGTGGTGACGAGCTTCGCCGCCGCGTCGAAGGGATCGTCCTACGTCGCGCTGCGCGCGCCCGACGGCGGTGAGTCGGTGCGCGAGTACGACGCCGCTCACGGCACTTACGGCCGCGTGCTGGCGAACGACGCCTCGGGCAGCGACGCCTACCAGGTGCTCGGCGCGGACGCCGATCGGCTTGCGCTGCTGCACGTGACCCCCGCAGGGTGGACCGTCGAGACGTACGACACCGGGTCACTGCAGCGCGTCGCCGCGGTGACCGCCGAGGGCTACTCGGTGTCGGGCGGCCGCGTCGACGCGACCCGGCACCGCGCGGCGCTGCTGGCCAAGCGGACGTCGGACAACACCGACTTCGTACTGCCGCTGGCGCTGGCCGACGGTGCGCTCGGCACACCGCTGCCCGCGGATCCGCCGGGTGCGGTCACCGGCGGGTTCAAGATGATCGCGCTGGACCAGGCCAGCGGGCTGGTCTACCTGGCGCGCGCCGGCAGCGGCCTGATCTGCTTCGGCGCGGGCGCGGCCTCGGTGGCGGCGGTGGACCTCGACTCGGGCACGACCCGGCTGTCCGACGGGGGCAGCGTGTGCGCGAACGGGCTGGCGTTCGACGACGGCGCGAACAAGCTGTACGAGACGGTGTACCGCTCGGTGAGCCTCAACATCGTCGGCACCACCTCGCTGGGCTCGGTCGCCGGCGACACGCTCACGGCGGGTGGCTCGGTGACGGTGCGCCAGCAGCAGTCTTCGTTCCTGGCCGTCGACGGGGTGCACCACCTGGGGCTGGTCGCTTTCCGCACGCCGCCGGTGATCTCGCAGTTCGGCAAGGTCGGTGGGGTGATCACCGACAGCAACGCCACGAGCCAGTTCGCGGTGCTCGACCTGACGACCGGTAAACAGGTGTCGGTGGTGTCCGGGCTGAACATCGTGGCGGGCCCCTTCGGCGGCGAGGTCAACAGCCAGACGGAACGCTCGGCCCAGCTCGACCCCGCCACCCGCACCGGCTGGGTGCCCTCGGCCGACGGTAGGCAGCTGCAGCAGTTCCGGTACTGA
- a CDS encoding M24 family metallopeptidase, whose product MAELIEDEALRARRLLEAQAKAVELFDQVQRRGLLAPGVRETEASDAVRDLAADLFGVDRYWHKRIVRAGENTLQPYRENPPDRVIAEDDIVFVDFGPIFEEFEADFGRTFVLGDDPVKQRLRDSLPVVWAAGRAYFEAHPDVSGAELYAHVTKFAADAGWEFGGAHAGHLVGQFPHETIDGERIESYIAPGSDRPMRRPDRKGQVSHWILEVHLVDRERRIGGFFEELLDLGSGPAGAAR is encoded by the coding sequence ATGGCTGAGTTGATCGAGGACGAGGCGCTGCGCGCCCGGCGGCTGCTGGAGGCGCAGGCCAAGGCCGTCGAGCTGTTCGATCAGGTGCAGCGGCGCGGGCTGCTCGCGCCGGGCGTGCGCGAGACGGAGGCGAGCGACGCCGTGCGCGACCTCGCGGCCGATCTGTTCGGCGTGGACCGCTACTGGCACAAGCGGATCGTGCGCGCAGGCGAAAACACGCTGCAGCCGTACCGGGAGAACCCACCGGACCGCGTGATCGCCGAAGACGACATCGTGTTCGTGGACTTCGGCCCGATCTTCGAGGAGTTCGAGGCCGACTTCGGGCGGACGTTCGTGCTGGGCGACGACCCGGTGAAGCAGCGGCTGCGCGACAGCCTGCCGGTGGTGTGGGCCGCGGGGCGCGCGTACTTCGAGGCGCACCCGGACGTGAGCGGCGCCGAGCTGTACGCGCACGTCACGAAGTTCGCCGCCGACGCCGGCTGGGAGTTCGGCGGCGCGCACGCGGGGCACCTCGTGGGCCAGTTCCCGCATGAAACGATCGACGGCGAGCGCATCGAGTCGTACATCGCACCGGGCAGCGACCGGCCGATGCGCCGGCCGGACCGCAAAGGTCAGGTGTCGCACTGGATCCTCGAGGTCCACCTCGTCGACCGCGAACGCCGGATCGGCGGGTTCTTCGAGGAGCTGCTCGACCTGGGCTCCGGACCGGCCGGCGCGGCCCGCTAG
- a CDS encoding SDR family NAD(P)-dependent oxidoreductase, which yields MWTGPAIFAGFDRRNPGRQGKIDSVDRPLAGRIAVVTGASRGVGKGIALELGAAGATVYVTGRSVGAGPLPGTIAQTAAEVTALGGTGVALRCDHHDDAQVAAVFKRISIEAAGSMYW from the coding sequence ATGTGGACCGGTCCCGCCATTTTTGCGGGTTTCGATCGCCGAAACCCGGGGCGGCAGGGCAAGATCGACAGCGTGGACCGACCGCTGGCTGGCAGGATCGCCGTCGTCACCGGCGCGAGCCGGGGCGTGGGCAAGGGCATCGCGCTGGAGTTGGGTGCCGCCGGCGCGACGGTGTACGTCACGGGCCGCAGCGTCGGCGCCGGCCCGTTGCCCGGCACGATCGCCCAGACAGCCGCCGAGGTGACGGCGCTCGGCGGTACCGGCGTCGCCTTGCGCTGCGACCACCACGACGACGCGCAGGTGGCGGCGGTGTTCAAGCGCATCTCCATCGAAGCGGCCGGCTCGATGTACTGGTGA
- a CDS encoding bifunctional 2-polyprenyl-6-hydroxyphenol methylase/3-demethylubiquinol 3-O-methyltransferase UbiG translates to MPEDPAETVAARVFDAAVATSDVIAIALGDRLGYYRALAGGHCSPGELAEATGTDERCAREWLEQQAVSGFLDVTGTEGDRRYRFAPGAETVLADHDALAYLSPLARQLVSAAGHVPQVAEAFRTGHGFPWSGHGADMRESQAALNRPGFLHLLASEWLPAMPDVLAKLTDGPTRIADVGCGGGWAAIALARAFPHASVDAYDLDRATVELARRNVAEAGLEDRITVHRQDIGTAGAGPYDLVMAFECLHDLPYPVRALEAMHRLGTTVLVADMKVADSFTAPGDSVERLMYGFSVAICLPDSMSSPHSAATGTAIRRSTVEAYAHEAGFDRIAVLPIEHDTWRFYRLG, encoded by the coding sequence ATGCCCGAAGATCCCGCGGAAACCGTGGCCGCGCGCGTGTTCGACGCCGCCGTCGCGACGTCCGACGTCATCGCGATCGCGCTGGGCGATCGCCTCGGTTACTACCGGGCTCTCGCCGGTGGCCACTGCTCCCCCGGCGAGCTGGCCGAGGCGACCGGGACCGACGAGCGCTGCGCCCGCGAGTGGCTCGAACAGCAAGCGGTTTCGGGCTTCCTCGACGTGACCGGCACCGAGGGCGACCGGCGCTACCGCTTCGCCCCCGGCGCGGAGACGGTGCTGGCCGACCACGACGCACTCGCCTACCTCAGCCCGCTCGCACGCCAGCTGGTGAGCGCCGCGGGGCACGTGCCCCAGGTCGCCGAAGCGTTCCGCACCGGCCACGGCTTCCCGTGGTCCGGCCACGGCGCCGACATGCGCGAGTCCCAGGCCGCGCTCAACCGCCCCGGGTTCCTGCACCTGCTGGCCAGCGAGTGGCTGCCCGCGATGCCCGACGTGCTCGCCAAGCTCACCGACGGCCCCACGCGCATCGCCGACGTCGGCTGCGGCGGCGGCTGGGCCGCGATCGCGCTCGCGCGCGCGTTCCCGCACGCGAGCGTCGACGCCTACGACCTCGACCGCGCCACCGTCGAGCTCGCCCGGCGCAACGTCGCCGAAGCCGGCCTCGAAGACCGCATCACCGTGCACCGGCAGGACATCGGCACGGCCGGCGCCGGACCGTACGACCTCGTGATGGCTTTCGAGTGCCTCCACGACCTGCCCTATCCCGTGCGCGCGCTCGAGGCGATGCACCGTCTCGGCACGACGGTGCTCGTGGCCGACATGAAGGTCGCGGACAGTTTCACCGCGCCCGGCGACTCCGTCGAGCGGCTGATGTACGGCTTCAGCGTGGCGATCTGCCTGCCCGACAGCATGAGCAGCCCCCACTCGGCCGCCACCGGCACCGCGATCCGCCGCTCGACCGTCGAGGCTTACGCGCACGAAGCCGGGTTCGACCGCATCGCGGTGCTGCCGATCGAGCACGACACGTGGCGCTTCTACCGGCTCGGCTGA
- a CDS encoding S1C family serine protease, with protein MSEQEPGSTGGQAGGWPYGDQTQPGHYGQYGQQAHQSRQGQHGQQGQQGRYGQQNPYGYQQGWAQQGAWGTQQYPQTPYHKPKPKPPRPVRSAAIAVGTIGLSVVLGLGIGHFVWTPGSGSASGNQNFGSVAPPGGTSSTSIDANGIAQKVDPALADVNTDLGYQGAEAAGTGIVLTSDGEILTNNHVVEGATSIKVTDLGDGKTYTASVLGYDRSHDIAVIKLNGASGLKTATLGNSSSVQTGDAVVGIGNAGGAGGTPAVAAGKVTALNQSITASDESSSSSEQLSGLIQVDADIQSGDSGGPLVNASGQVVGVDTAASQSFQFNGGQGRGFGGGLGRGQGGFGQGQGGLGQGDGQQGGSTGNQGFAVPINQAIDLAHQIIGGKSSETVHIGQSAFLGVSVSDAGQQAQGGFGQGQRGLGQGGLGQGGLGQGQGQGQGSSSGALIQQVVQGGPAAAAGLTGGDVITAVDGKAVDSATTLTTLMDTHHPGDKLTVTVVDQTGQQHDVSITPANGPVG; from the coding sequence ATGAGCGAACAGGAACCGGGTTCGACGGGCGGACAGGCCGGCGGCTGGCCGTACGGCGACCAGACCCAGCCGGGCCACTACGGGCAGTACGGGCAGCAGGCGCACCAGAGCCGGCAGGGGCAGCACGGCCAGCAGGGCCAGCAGGGCCGGTACGGACAGCAGAACCCGTACGGCTATCAGCAGGGCTGGGCGCAGCAGGGTGCCTGGGGCACGCAGCAGTATCCGCAGACGCCGTACCACAAGCCCAAGCCCAAGCCGCCCAGGCCGGTGCGCAGCGCGGCGATCGCGGTCGGCACCATCGGGCTGTCGGTGGTCCTCGGGCTCGGGATCGGCCACTTCGTGTGGACGCCCGGCTCCGGCTCCGCGAGCGGCAACCAGAACTTCGGGTCCGTCGCCCCGCCCGGGGGCACGTCGAGCACGTCGATCGACGCCAACGGGATCGCGCAGAAGGTCGACCCGGCGCTGGCCGACGTCAACACCGACCTCGGTTACCAGGGCGCGGAAGCCGCGGGCACCGGCATCGTGCTCACCTCCGACGGCGAGATCCTCACGAACAACCACGTCGTCGAAGGCGCCACCAGCATCAAGGTGACCGACCTCGGTGATGGCAAGACCTACACCGCTTCCGTTCTCGGTTACGACCGCAGCCACGACATCGCGGTCATCAAGCTCAACGGCGCGTCCGGGCTCAAGACCGCGACGCTCGGCAACTCGTCCTCGGTCCAGACCGGCGACGCCGTGGTCGGCATCGGCAACGCCGGAGGTGCCGGTGGCACCCCGGCCGTGGCCGCGGGCAAGGTGACGGCGCTGAACCAGTCGATCACCGCGTCGGACGAGTCGAGCAGCTCGTCGGAGCAGCTGTCCGGCCTGATCCAGGTCGACGCCGACATCCAATCCGGCGATTCGGGCGGCCCGCTGGTCAACGCGAGCGGTCAGGTGGTCGGTGTCGACACCGCCGCGTCGCAGAGCTTCCAGTTCAACGGCGGCCAGGGCCGTGGCTTCGGCGGCGGGCTCGGGCGCGGGCAGGGCGGCTTCGGCCAGGGGCAAGGCGGCCTGGGCCAGGGCGACGGCCAGCAGGGCGGCTCCACCGGGAACCAGGGCTTCGCGGTCCCGATCAACCAGGCGATCGACCTGGCGCACCAGATCATCGGCGGCAAGTCGTCCGAAACCGTCCACATCGGACAGAGTGCCTTCCTCGGTGTGTCCGTGAGCGACGCCGGGCAGCAGGCCCAGGGCGGCTTCGGCCAGGGTCAGCGCGGGCTCGGCCAGGGTGGCCTGGGGCAGGGCGGCTTGGGTCAGGGTCAAGGGCAGGGCCAGGGCAGCTCGTCCGGCGCGCTGATCCAGCAGGTGGTCCAGGGTGGCCCGGCGGCGGCGGCCGGCCTGACCGGCGGCGACGTGATCACCGCGGTGGACGGCAAGGCCGTCGACTCGGCGACCACGCTCACCACCCTCATGGACACCCACCACCCGGGCGACAAGCTCACCGTGACCGTCGTCGACCAGACGGGCCAGCAGCACGACGTCTCGATCACCCCGGCCAACGGGCCGGTCGGCTGA